TAATGAAAGGCAAGAGTCAAAATCCGTGTTTGAACACCGTATATCATATTTGTTTAGGCATGAATATGCCACTGTCCGAATTCTTTGACAGCCCGATATTCAGTGAATACGAAGATATATAAAAATGTAAAAGGACCGCTTTAATATAAAGCGGTCCTTTTAAAGAAAAAATGGTAAACATATATAATTATTTGGAAATAATTAGCCTTTATATTTTTCGTCAAGCTTTGTTACTTCATCCACATTGCTTTGACTCTTGCATCCCTCTACAAAATCATTATCCAACCAGTGTTTCAAAACAACCTTTGCTGTTTCTTTCCCTATTACCCTGTATCCCATAGTAATGATTTTTGCATTGTTGCTTAAGCTTGCTCTTTCAGCAGAATACGGGTCATGGCAAACAGTAGCGAATACTCCGGGAACTTTATTTGCGGCAATACTCATACCAATACCAGTACCGCAGAACAGAAGTCCTCTGTCGTAATCTTCGTCCCTTACAGCCAAAGCAACCTTTTCAGCAACGTTAGCATAGAAAGTCTTGTCGCTTTCTTCTTTTACACCAAGGTCCGTAACTCCGTATCCTTCATCTTTCAAATAAGATACTATTTCATCTTTCAAAAGTAAACCGACAGCGTCGGCACCGACTGCTATTTTTTTCATCTAATCTCTCCTTATTATTCGTAATCAAATCCGGTACATTTATTCATGACTTTTACTATTGTGTCATATGCGTTTTTATCTTCAAAAAGTATTTCATACAAAGCCTGAAGGAACGGAAGTTTACTTCTGTCAAGTACACCTTTTTCTTCAAGCTGAGGGATAAGTTCCCATGCAAACTTTATCGCATTATAACCTTCAACGGTTATATCTTCGTCTCTCATCTTCTTTATAGCTTTCGTTCCGGGCATTCCGCCCCCGCACACTTCACCCAATATCCTGTTCCTGCCGGCTTCACATGTGATTTCCAAATCCCCTACTCCCGGCTGTCCGATAACAGAAGAATAGCTTCCGCCCATTGCTTTTGTAAGGACACCCATTTCCGCTACCGCAAAGGTAAACAGTGCCGCTTTACAGTTATTGTTAAGCTTTCCGTCAAGTTCTTTAAAACCTTCCGCCATACCGAGTCCTATAGAATATGCATTCTTCATTGCCGCACAGATCTCTAACCCGATCACATCACTTGATATACCTACATTGTATTTATCCGTCACAAGAAGGCTTCTCATGTATTTTGCAGCCTCTATATCTTTACTTGCATAATCTACCGAGTTAGGACATTCCCATACCACTTCGACAGCTTTACAAGGGCCTCCCACAAAGACAAAAGGAATTTTACCCACTAAATTTTCCGGAAGCAGTTCCTCTAAAATATCCGGAAGGATTATTACTTTATCCTTATCCTTCAAATCATATTCAAACCCTTTTGCCACACTTCCCACTACCATACCTTCTTTTAAATAAGGTATAGCTTTTTTAAATACACTAGCAAGTCCATCGCTTGTGATACCCATAATAACAAGGTCGGCATCCTTCATAGCTTCTTCCAGCTCTTCATTATAAAAATAATTTATCCCGTCCTCGAGCTTACACTTATGTTTTATATGAGTACCGTCTTTTTTCAGCTGGTCTATAATTTTCGTATCAAGATGTGTCCCCCATAAATTAACATTGTGTCCGTTCTTTCTGAGCGGTGTGGTTAGGGCACTGCCCATCGCACCGGCGCCAAGTATTGTAACATTAGCCATATTATATGTACCTCTCTTTATATAATTACTATATATTATATAAAAAAACCATAACATAATAACACATTTACAATGTGCTCGTGTTATGGTTTCTCTTATAATCTCTTCCAAAACTTGTATTAAGTTATTAACATTATATACGAAATATGAAAATTTTTCAATATATTTTTAATCATATTTCACAACTTTTTTCTCCAAATATGAAACTAAGAAATACATAAGCCCCGCAACGACGGATAGGATAACGACTCCTGCCATTACAAGGTCAAGGTTGAAGACCTGAGAACCGTATACTATCAAATATCCGAGTCCCGCTTTACTTACCAGGAATTCACC
The DNA window shown above is from Anaerofustis stercorihominis DSM 17244 and carries:
- a CDS encoding helix-turn-helix domain-containing protein yields the protein MNLRKAVTDRIKELCRENHMSINAMANMCGMPPSTIYSIMKGKSQNPCLNTVYHICLGMNMPLSEFFDSPIFSEYEDI
- a CDS encoding RpiB/LacA/LacB family sugar-phosphate isomerase — encoded protein: MKKIAVGADAVGLLLKDEIVSYLKDEGYGVTDLGVKEESDKTFYANVAEKVALAVRDEDYDRGLLFCGTGIGMSIAANKVPGVFATVCHDPYSAERASLSNNAKIITMGYRVIGKETAKVVLKHWLDNDFVEGCKSQSNVDEVTKLDEKYKG
- a CDS encoding NAD(P)H-dependent glycerol-3-phosphate dehydrogenase, coding for MANVTILGAGAMGSALTTPLRKNGHNVNLWGTHLDTKIIDQLKKDGTHIKHKCKLEDGINYFYNEELEEAMKDADLVIMGITSDGLASVFKKAIPYLKEGMVVGSVAKGFEYDLKDKDKVIILPDILEELLPENLVGKIPFVFVGGPCKAVEVVWECPNSVDYASKDIEAAKYMRSLLVTDKYNVGISSDVIGLEICAAMKNAYSIGLGMAEGFKELDGKLNNNCKAALFTFAVAEMGVLTKAMGGSYSSVIGQPGVGDLEITCEAGRNRILGEVCGGGMPGTKAIKKMRDEDITVEGYNAIKFAWELIPQLEEKGVLDRSKLPFLQALYEILFEDKNAYDTIVKVMNKCTGFDYE